A single genomic interval of Hevea brasiliensis isolate MT/VB/25A 57/8 chromosome 4, ASM3005281v1, whole genome shotgun sequence harbors:
- the LOC110631929 gene encoding uncharacterized protein LOC110631929, with the protein MDCNKEEAIRAKGIAEIKMQSKDFDAARKIALKAQQLYKDLDNIFHMLMVCDVHCAADKKLFGNEMDWYGILQIEQTADEATIKKQYKKFALLLHPDKNKFPGAEAAFKLIGEAQRVLLDKGKRSLYDIKRKASVSKPAPTYRPQQRTTYSANIATQNNYRSNFMGFNSQEQQMQQPAAQQGSSNGRKTFWTACPFCNVKYQYYVEVMNKSLICQHCTKPFIAYERSVLGAPTATNLNQSAFTEKKDMPNQKKDTPNQAFSKVELTHQGNSSSGQSRTEFFQKKGFSSELGSQKVNGKKQRKKGSESSESFDNDSSIDTEEDAVVDEDGDFKTAVNSGCHGEHLRRSDRHKRKVSYKENLSEDEDFVTPSKKPKGSESSCASEEGCRNGLKDNFFKTNKHSGESGLTSGVKDQNEKQKEGPESFPNETKETKNVKGKEKAEESGCKKSSEAHVDFASHSSTEYTTDPELYEYPDPDFNDFNEVRNEKCFSIGQIWAVYDTLDAMPRFYVRIRKVLSPGFKLRISWLEPDPGDEDEIRWVSEDLPAACGKFRGGGSEITEDRLMFSHMINWEQCRQRDTYKIFPRKGEIWAVFKNWDIKWKFNADPSQKFEYEFVEILSEYTEDGGACVAYLGKLKAFTSLFCRTSKEGNDTFQIPPGELFRFSHMIPSFKLTGEEGQGVPKGSFELDPASLPKNIEEIVVPEYMVVDAGNSHPRDPCSKSSHKLKPGVESESSTKHGAGLKGAYLEPELANVCDTPPASTPECMEVPEAEFFNFEAEKSIEKFQVGQIWSLYSDEDCLPKYYGQITKVASDQGFRLWLRWLEPCALRNDVIQWHDKDMIICCGRFRTNMRKSQSYTSAESFSHKVSAEPAGKKNEYTILPRKGQIWALYKNWSAEIEACELRKCEYEIVEVLEEKDLGIRVSFLEQVDGFNSIFKAQLKEASSVTMEVLHGELLKFSHQIPAFRLTEERGGSLRGFWELDPSALPGHYFARK; encoded by the coding sequence ATGGATTGCAATAAAGAAGAGGCAATCAGAGCCAAAGGGATTGCTGAAATTAAGATGCAAAGCAAGGATTTTGATGCTGCCCGTAAAATTGCACTCAAAGCCCAACAGCTTTACAAAGATTTGGATAATATTTTCCATATGCTAATGGTTTGTGATGTGCATTGCGCTGCTGATAAGAAGTTGTTTGGGAATGAGATGGACTGGTATGGCATCCTTCAGATTGAGCAGACAGCTGATGAGGCAACAATCAAGAAGCAATACAAGAAGTTTGCTCTCTTACTTCATCCTGACAAAAATAAGTTCCCTGGTGCAGAGGCTGCTTTCAAGTTGATTGGTGAAGCCCAAAGGGTGCTTTTAGACAAAGGAAAAAGGTCCTTGTATGACATTAAACGAAAAGCTTCCGTAAGTAAACCGGCACCAACATACAGGCCCCAGCAGAGGACAACCTACAGCGCAAATATTGCAACGCAAAACAATTATAGAAGCAACTTTATGGGCTTCAATTCCCAAGAGCAGCAGATGCAGCAGCCAGCAGCTCAACAGGGGTCATCCAATGGCCGCAAAACTTTCTGGACAGCTTGTCCATTTTGTAATGTGAAGTACCAGTATTATGTGGAAGTTATGAACAAGTCTCTTATTTGTCAACATTGTACTAAGCCCTTTATTGCATATGAGAGGAGTGTGCTTGGAGCTCCTACAGCAACTAACTTGAATCAGTCTGCATTTACTGAAAAGAAAGATATGCCAAATCAAAAGAAAGATACGCCAAATCAGGCTTTTAGCAAAGTGGAACTTACTCATCAGGGCAATTCAAGCTCTGGTCAATCTAGAACAGAGTTCTTTCAGAAGAAAGGTTTCAGTTCTGAGTTAGGTTCACAAAAGGTAAATGGCAAGAAACAGAGGAAAAAAGGTTCTGAATCAAGTGAAAGTTTTGACAATGATAGTAGCATTGATACTGAAGAAGATGCGGTAGTTGATGAAGATGGTGATTTTAAGACAGCAGTGAATTCGGGGTGTCATGGAGAGCACCTGAGGAGATCTGATCGACATAAGCGGAAGGTTTCTTATAAGGAAAATTTGAGTGAAGATGAAGATTTTGTGACCCCATCAAAGAAGCCCAAGGGAAGTGAATCATCCTGTGCCAGTGAAGAAGGGTGCAGAAATGGATTGAAGGACAATTTTTTTAAAACGAATAAGCATTCTGGTGAATCTGGTCTAACTTCTGGTGTGAAAGATCAGAATGAGAAACAGAAAGAAGGTCCAGAGAGCTTTCCAAATGAAACTAAGGAAACCAAGAATGTCAAGGGAAAAGAAAAGGCAGAAGAAAGTGGCTGTAAGAAGAGTTCTGAGGCTCATGTTGACTTTGCATCACATTCAAGCACCGAATACACAACAGACCCAGAGCTGTATGAGTATCCTGATCCAGATTtcaatgattttaatgaagttcgGAATGAAAAGTGTTTTTCGATAGGGCAGATCTGGGCTGTTTATGATACCTTGGATGCCATGCCTAGGTTTTACGTTCGAATTAGGAAAGTTTTGTCTCCTGGGTTCAAACTGCGGATAAGCTGGTTGGAGCCAGACCCAGGTGATGAGGATGAAATTCGATGGGTCAGTGAGGACTTGCCAGCTGCTTGTGGTAAGTTTAGAGGTGGAGGCTCCGAAATTACTGAAGATCGACTTATGTTTTCCCATATGATTAACTGGGAACAATGCCGCCAAAGGGACACTTACAAGATATTTCCAAGAAAAGGGGAAATTTGGGCTGTCTTCAAGAACTGGGATATTAAATGGAAATTTAATGCAGACCCTAGCCAGAAGTTTGAATATGAATTTGTTGAAATATTGTCAGAGTATACGGAGGATGGCGGTGCATGCGTTGCGTATTTAGGCAAGTTGAAGGCCTTTACGAGTCTTTTCTGTCGTACTAGTAAAGAAGGGAATGACACATTTCAAATTCCACCAGGTGAACTATTCCGCTTTTCCCACATGATTCCATCATTTAAATTGACGGGTGAGGAAGGACAAGGTGTGCCAAAGGGATCTTTTGAACTTGATCCAGCTTCTTTGCCTAAAAATATTGAAGAGATTGTCGTCCCTGAATATATGGTAGTTGACGCTGGTAATAGTCATCCCAGGGATCCGTGTTCAAAATCTTCACATAAATTGAAACCTGGAGTGGAGTCTGAATCAAGCACTAAGCACGGGGCTGGTCTGAAGGGTGCTTATCTAGAACCTGAACTTGCCAATGTCTGTGATACTCCTCCAGCTTCAACCCCAGAATGTATGGAAGTTCCAGAAGCAGAATTCTTCAACTTTGAAGCTGAGAAATCCATTGAAAAGTTTCAGGTTGGTCAGATCTGGTCATTGTACAGTGATGAGGATTGCTTGCCAAAGTACTATGGTCAGATCACAAAAGTTGCTTCTGACCAAGGTTTCAGATTGTGGCTTAGGTGGCTTGAACCTTGTGCATtgcgaaatgatgtgatccaatggcATGATAAGGATATGATCATTTGTTGTGGAAGATTTAGGACTAACATGCGTAAATCACAATCTTATACATCTGCTGAATCCTTCTCTCACAAAGTAAGTGCAGAACCTGCCGGCAAGAAAAATGAATATACCATTTTGCCTAGAAAAGGTCAGATTTGGGCATTGTATAAGAACTGGTCTGCTGAAATTGAAGCTTGTGAATTGAGAAAATGTGAATATGAGATAGTGGAAGTCCTCGAGGAAAAAGACTTGGGGATCAGAGTTTCATTTTTAGAGCAAGTTGATGGTTTTAACTCGATTTTCAAGGCTCAGTTAAAGGAAGCATCATCTGTTACAATGGAGGTTCTCCATGGTGAGCTGCTTAAATTCTCCCATCAGATTCCTGCCTTTCGACTAACAGAAGAGAGGGGTGGCAGCCTAAGAGGCTTCTGGGAACTTGACCCTTCAGCGCTGCCTGGTCATTATTTTGCTAGGAAGTAA